The Dunckerocampus dactyliophorus isolate RoL2022-P2 chromosome 1, RoL_Ddac_1.1, whole genome shotgun sequence genome has a segment encoding these proteins:
- the arhgef19 gene encoding rho guanine nucleotide exchange factor 19 isoform X3, with product MLPRDGLAPFPDFQPHCHALHSRGESPSMWMPGPGKSAVVTSEAKDNGPLLHSCHHKHVAVCQQETLTIIDLQQSEPTELNGHSSPRTGILDSQYTTYATPLNSLRLSQSELIDLPQGCHETANEDETLLTSILGDIESQSGLRTSLHEQTEGPQSVTTVYHSLQTSLSLPLAFPLSSLYTNRDSWDFQIPCSPSPPEGPEFQSRDSYQLHRRTSQGSLKEKSIHSLSDESLSSPIQDADFIFPGPFASFLEEDIGGQSSQEANTSPSSSDASGPELQNLSKDDILDLPAEPLQLLEDSVPGVGEDSLDASIATRGIFLTRRGDHERRRFSASELISRLQLSQRKNSFTLKLGKSLSARVTSRDRQSSSSWTLDNKSNSKHFSSGSSDSAPHSPVRPAPPLASSDTGISTHWWSTKLGMRKKSMEEETCTPPTVGSSNRLSRFLPSSILYQEYSDVAINREIQRQQGNEPGTEEEGLRDAGSDGTPSPSNLSPSSSFRSSRGSAFALWQDIPDVCTSGQLDNFSNGERKLQEAKFELVTSEASYIRSLTIVVDHFMLSQELSECLGAQDKQWLFSKLPEVKDVSERFLQDLEHRLEEDILRFDVCDIVLDHCPALRRVYLPYVTNQAYQEQTYQRLLQESPRFPSILARLEEDAVCQRLPLTSFLILPFQRITRLKMLVENILKRTTPGSRDEDTATKAFNELKKMIKECNSSVQSMKRMEELIHLNKKIHFEGKIFPLISQSRWLVKHGELLEVDTQTMSISGSKLKLPTKPVYLHLFNDCLLLSRRKDTWKFLVFVHAKIGELKVKDLSQKLQGISGFIFHLQLCEGQHLKHQILLKSHTESGKQRWITAMFPSDPLEDIEHASENADISQVQCIRSYQAQEHDELTLEKADILQAKTITSDGWVEGIRLSDGERGWFPKSYIEEITSRSARLRNLRENIRIKCVTQKLEGEDE from the exons ATGCTTCCCAGGGATGGACTCGCCCCTTTTCCTGATTTTCAGCCACACTGCCACGCTTTGCACAGCAGAGGAGAGAGTCCCAGCATGTGGATGCCCGGCCCGGGCAAGTCTGCAGTTGTGACCTCCGAAGCAAAGGACAACGGACCTCTCCTCCACTCGTGTCACCACAAGCATGTTGCTGTGTGTCAGCAGGAGACTTTGACCATCATCGACCTTCAGCAATCAGAACCCACTGAACTAAACGGACACAGCTCTCCAAGGACTGGCATTTTAGACAGCCAATACACTACGTATGCCACACCCCTGAACAGCTTGAGACTCTCACAAAGTGAACTGATTGACTTGCCACAAGGCTGCCACGAAACGGCCAATGAGGATGAAACACTGTTGACTTCAATTTTGGGTGACATTGAAAGCCAAAGTGGTCTGAGGACATCTTTACATGAGCAGACTGAAGGTCCACAAAGTGTCACAACAGTGTACCATTCTCTCCAAACATCTCTTAGTCTCCCTTTGGCTTTCCCGCTGTCCTCCCTCTACACAAACAGAGACTCATGGGACTTTCAGATACCGTGCTCCCCATCTCCACCTGAGGGTCCAGAGTTTCAAAGCCGGGACTCCTACCAACTGCACAGGAGAACATCTCAGGGTTCACTCAAAGAGAAGTCCATCC ACAGCCTCAGTGATGAGTCTCTCAGCAGCCCCATCCAGGATGCAGACTTCATCTTCCCCGGACCTTTTGCTTCTTTCCTGGAGGAGGACATCGGTGGACAGTCCTCACAAGAGGCTAACACAAGTCCTTCATCTTCAGACGCTTCAGGTCCAGAACTGCAGAACCTTTCTAAGGATGACATCTTAGATCTACCTGCAGAACCGCTGCAGCTGCTAGAGGACTCAGTGCCAGGTGTGGGCGAAGACAGTCTGGATGCATCCATTGCAACCAGGGGTATTTTTCTAACACGCAGGGGAGACCATGAGAGACGTCGCTTCTCAGCCTCAGAGTTGATCTCCAGACTCCAGCTGTCCCAAAGGAAGAACTCCTTTACCTTGAAGCTGGGAAAGTCATTGTCGGCCCGCGTCACCTCCAGGGACCGACAGAGTTCTAGCAGTTGGACCCTAGACA ATAAGTCCAATTCAAAGCACTTCAGCTCAGGCTCCAGTGATAGTGCCCCACATAGTCCTGTAAGACCTGCACCGCCGCTGGCCAGCAGTGACACTGGAATATCTACACATTGGTGGAGCACCAAACTTGG AATGCGAAAGAAGTCCATGGAAGAGGAGACGTGCACACCTCCTACAGTTGGGTCTTCCAATCGTTTATCAAGGTTCTTGCCAAGTT CCATCCTGTACCAAGAATACAGTGATGTAGCCATCAACAGAGAGATCCAGAGGCAACAGGGCAACGAACCAGGCACAGAAGAGGAGGGTCTAAGGGACGCGGGTTCCGATGGAACGCCGTCTCCATCAAATTTGTCTCCGTCCAGTTCCTTTCGTTCCTCGCGAGGTTCCGCTTTTGCCCTGTGGCAGGACATCCCCGATGTCTGCACAAGTGGTCAGCTGGACAACTTCAGTAACGGGGAGAGGAAGTTACAGGAG GCCAAGTTTGAGCTGGTGACATCTGAGGCCTCATACATCCGCAGCTTGACGATTGTGGTGGATCACTTCATGCTCTCACAGGAGCTCTCGGAATGTCTCGGAGCTCAGGACAAGCAGTGGCTCTTCTCCAAGCTGCCTGAAGTCAAAGATGTCAGTGAGAG GTTCCTTCAGGACTTGGAGCACAGGCTGGAGGAAGACATCCTGCGTTTTGACGTGTGTGACATTGTATTGGATCACTGTCCGGCTCTACGCAGGGTCTACTTACCTTATGTAACCAACCAGGCTTACCAAGAACAGACATATCAGCGTCTACT TCAAGAAAGCCCTCGTTTCCCTTCCATCTTGGCTCGTTTGGAGGAGGACGCGGTGTGCCAAAGACTCCCTCTGACCTCATTCCTAATCCTGCCATTCCAGAGGATCACACGGCTTAAAATGCTGGTGGAG AACATCTTAAAGAGGACTACACCAGGTTCTCGAGATGAAGACACAGCGACAAAGGCTTTCAATGAGCTGAAAAAG ATGATTAAAGAGTGTAACAGCAGTGTGCAGTCCATGAAGAGAATGGAAGAACTCATCCACCTCAATAAGAAGATTCACTTTGAGGGCAAG ATCTTTCCTCTCATCTCTCAGTCTCGCTGGCTGGTGAAGCACGGTGAGCTCCTGGAGGTGGACACTCAGACCATGAGTATTTCTGGATCCAAGCTCAAGCTGCCCACCAAGCCAGTGTATCTACATCTGTTCAATGACTGCCTGCTGCTGTCCAGGAGGAAAGA CACATGGAAGTTcctggtgtttgtgcatgcCAAGATAGGAGAGCTGAAAGTGAAGGATCTGAGTCAGAAGCTGCAGGGCATATCAGGTTTCATCTTCCACCTTCAGCTGTGTGAAGGACAGCATCTCAAACATCAGATCCTGCTCAAATCGCACACTGA GAGCGGGAAGCAGCGATGGATCACTGCCATGTTTCCATCAGATCCACTGGAGGACATAGAGCACGCCAGTGAGAATGCTG ACATATCTCAGGTGCAGTGCATTAGAAGCTATCAGGCCCAGGAACATGATGAGTTAACGCTGGAGAAGGCTGACATTCTTCAAGCCAAGACCATCACAAGTGATG GCTGGGTGGAAGGCATCAGGTTGTCTGATGGGGAACGGGGCTGGTTCCCCAAATCCTACATTGAGGAAATCACCAGTCGCAGCGCACGTCTCCGCAACCTCCGGGAAAACATCCGCATTAAATGTGTCACACAGAAACTGGAAGGCGAGGACGAGTGA
- the LOC129192156 gene encoding rho guanine nucleotide exchange factor 7 — MGCCSVTQRHTGVDEVGPDEIELLELSGDNLGLWSLGETRLQLSVRGSRDDKQPSCYTSLRHLEQQGVLWGKSREELHHRIFSQQPVRGWEGQPAHMYGEIIHSSLVCLHSKYAQEKCEHFLVLFSFHLLILSLDHTRQDFIYEGLLPLSGLSFRVISKECDMSQSPHMFEISSRMMDPKVFISSTGAELQTWMQHVEDRTYKSMTQPMSPSHCALSYLLPCDEHWKRQELKKYLMHAPIWEWEGSPIQHMGRPAYLSVVHIINTHRQGLQERLMVLFPQDVLLLSVDNKLLNITYQGRLPRRGIEATERSAQPGRLEFELRGELVEPLQVSCTCMEDHHNWIFHLRQPDKSVAAVSTVTTKPHRSRKESITAKEQAHVNGRS; from the exons ATGGGATGCTGCAGTGTGACCCAGAGGCACACTGGAGTGGACGAGGTGGGCCCTGATGAGATTGAGCTACTGGAACTCTCTGGAGACAATTTAGG GCTGTGGAGTTTGGGAGAGACCAGACTTCAACTGTCAGTGAGGGGCAGCCGAGACGACAAGCAGCCATCGTGTTACACGTCACTACGACACCTGGAGCAacag GGGGTGCTGTGGGGCAAGAGCAGAGAGGAGCTGCACCACAGAATCTTCTCCCAGCAGCCAGTCAGAGGCTGGGAGGGTCAACCTGCTCACATGTACGGAGAGATCATTCACTCCTCCTTAGTGTGTCTGCACAGCAAATACGCTCAG GAGAAGTGTGAACACTTCCTGGTTTTATTCTCTTTCCACCTGCTCATCCTCTCACTGGACCACACAAGGCAAGACTTCATTTATGAG GGACTGCTTCCTCTTTCCGGACTTTCCTTTCGCGTCATCTCCAAGGAGTGTGACATGTCACAGTCACCTCACATGTTTGAGATCAGCA GCCGGATGATGGACCCCAAGGTCTTCATAAGTTCCACTGGTGCAGAGTTGCAGACATGGATGCAGCACGTAGAAGACAGGACATACAAGTCAATGACGCAGCCCATGAGTCCTTCCCACTGTGCTCTCTCCTATCTA TTACCTTGTGATGAGCACTGGAAAAGACAGGAGCTGAAGAAGTACTTGATGCATGCTCCAATATGGGAGTGGGAGGGTTCACCTATACAGCACATGGGACGACCAGCCTACTTGTCAGTGGTCCATATTATCAATACACACAGACAG GGTCTTCAAGAACGACTTATGGTTCTCTTCCCTCAAGacgtgctgctgctgtcagtAGACAACAAGCTGCTCAATATCACGTACCAG ggCAGGCTGCCGCGTCGAGGCATCGAAGCCACAGAGAGATCAGCCCAGCCTGGACGACTTGAGTTTGAGCTGCGAG GCGAGCTGGTGGAGCCTCTGCAGGTGTCTTGTACCTGCATGGAGGATCATCACAACTGGATCTTTCATTTACGCCAG CCAGACAAAAGCGTTGCTGCTGTGTCAACCGTCACAACAAAGCCGCACAGGAGTCGCAAGGAGAGCATCACAGCAAAAGAACAAGCACACGTCAATGGGCGCAGCTGA
- the arhgef19 gene encoding rho guanine nucleotide exchange factor 19 isoform X1 — translation MLPRDGLAPFPDFQPHCHALHSRGESPSMWMPGPGKSAVVTSEAKDNGPLLHSCHHKHVAVCQQETLTIIDLQQSEPTELNGHSSPRTGILDSQYTTYATPLNSLRLSQSELIDLPQGCHETANEDETLLTSILGDIESQSGLRTSLHEQTEGPQSVTTVYHSLQTSLSLPLAFPLSSLYTNRDSWDFQIPCSPSPPEGPEFQSRDSYQLHRRTSQGSLKEKSIRRKMQVYSPDSLSDESLSSPIQDADFIFPGPFASFLEEDIGGQSSQEANTSPSSSDASGPELQNLSKDDILDLPAEPLQLLEDSVPGVGEDSLDASIATRGIFLTRRGDHERRRFSASELISRLQLSQRKNSFTLKLGKSLSARVTSRDRQSSSSWTLDNKSNSKHFSSGSSDSAPHSPVRPAPPLASSDTGISTHWWSTKLGMRKKSMEEETCTPPTVGSSNRLSRFLPSSILYQEYSDVAINREIQRQQGNEPGTEEEGLRDAGSDGTPSPSNLSPSSSFRSSRGSAFALWQDIPDVCTSGQLDNFSNGERKLQEAKFELVTSEASYIRSLTIVVDHFMLSQELSECLGAQDKQWLFSKLPEVKDVSERFLQDLEHRLEEDILRFDVCDIVLDHCPALRRVYLPYVTNQAYQEQTYQRLLQESPRFPSILARLEEDAVCQRLPLTSFLILPFQRITRLKMLVENILKRTTPGSRDEDTATKAFNELKKMIKECNSSVQSMKRMEELIHLNKKIHFEGKIFPLISQSRWLVKHGELLEVDTQTMSISGSKLKLPTKPVYLHLFNDCLLLSRRKDTWKFLVFVHAKIGELKVKDLSQKLQGISGFIFHLQLCEGQHLKHQILLKSHTESGKQRWITAMFPSDPLEDIEHASENADISQVQCIRSYQAQEHDELTLEKADILQAKTITSDGWVEGIRLSDGERGWFPKSYIEEITSRSARLRNLRENIRIKCVTQKLEGEDE, via the exons ATGCTTCCCAGGGATGGACTCGCCCCTTTTCCTGATTTTCAGCCACACTGCCACGCTTTGCACAGCAGAGGAGAGAGTCCCAGCATGTGGATGCCCGGCCCGGGCAAGTCTGCAGTTGTGACCTCCGAAGCAAAGGACAACGGACCTCTCCTCCACTCGTGTCACCACAAGCATGTTGCTGTGTGTCAGCAGGAGACTTTGACCATCATCGACCTTCAGCAATCAGAACCCACTGAACTAAACGGACACAGCTCTCCAAGGACTGGCATTTTAGACAGCCAATACACTACGTATGCCACACCCCTGAACAGCTTGAGACTCTCACAAAGTGAACTGATTGACTTGCCACAAGGCTGCCACGAAACGGCCAATGAGGATGAAACACTGTTGACTTCAATTTTGGGTGACATTGAAAGCCAAAGTGGTCTGAGGACATCTTTACATGAGCAGACTGAAGGTCCACAAAGTGTCACAACAGTGTACCATTCTCTCCAAACATCTCTTAGTCTCCCTTTGGCTTTCCCGCTGTCCTCCCTCTACACAAACAGAGACTCATGGGACTTTCAGATACCGTGCTCCCCATCTCCACCTGAGGGTCCAGAGTTTCAAAGCCGGGACTCCTACCAACTGCACAGGAGAACATCTCAGGGTTCACTCAAAGAGAAGTCCATCC GCCGTAAGATGCAGGTTTATTCTCCAGACAGCCTCAGTGATGAGTCTCTCAGCAGCCCCATCCAGGATGCAGACTTCATCTTCCCCGGACCTTTTGCTTCTTTCCTGGAGGAGGACATCGGTGGACAGTCCTCACAAGAGGCTAACACAAGTCCTTCATCTTCAGACGCTTCAGGTCCAGAACTGCAGAACCTTTCTAAGGATGACATCTTAGATCTACCTGCAGAACCGCTGCAGCTGCTAGAGGACTCAGTGCCAGGTGTGGGCGAAGACAGTCTGGATGCATCCATTGCAACCAGGGGTATTTTTCTAACACGCAGGGGAGACCATGAGAGACGTCGCTTCTCAGCCTCAGAGTTGATCTCCAGACTCCAGCTGTCCCAAAGGAAGAACTCCTTTACCTTGAAGCTGGGAAAGTCATTGTCGGCCCGCGTCACCTCCAGGGACCGACAGAGTTCTAGCAGTTGGACCCTAGACA ATAAGTCCAATTCAAAGCACTTCAGCTCAGGCTCCAGTGATAGTGCCCCACATAGTCCTGTAAGACCTGCACCGCCGCTGGCCAGCAGTGACACTGGAATATCTACACATTGGTGGAGCACCAAACTTGG AATGCGAAAGAAGTCCATGGAAGAGGAGACGTGCACACCTCCTACAGTTGGGTCTTCCAATCGTTTATCAAGGTTCTTGCCAAGTT CCATCCTGTACCAAGAATACAGTGATGTAGCCATCAACAGAGAGATCCAGAGGCAACAGGGCAACGAACCAGGCACAGAAGAGGAGGGTCTAAGGGACGCGGGTTCCGATGGAACGCCGTCTCCATCAAATTTGTCTCCGTCCAGTTCCTTTCGTTCCTCGCGAGGTTCCGCTTTTGCCCTGTGGCAGGACATCCCCGATGTCTGCACAAGTGGTCAGCTGGACAACTTCAGTAACGGGGAGAGGAAGTTACAGGAG GCCAAGTTTGAGCTGGTGACATCTGAGGCCTCATACATCCGCAGCTTGACGATTGTGGTGGATCACTTCATGCTCTCACAGGAGCTCTCGGAATGTCTCGGAGCTCAGGACAAGCAGTGGCTCTTCTCCAAGCTGCCTGAAGTCAAAGATGTCAGTGAGAG GTTCCTTCAGGACTTGGAGCACAGGCTGGAGGAAGACATCCTGCGTTTTGACGTGTGTGACATTGTATTGGATCACTGTCCGGCTCTACGCAGGGTCTACTTACCTTATGTAACCAACCAGGCTTACCAAGAACAGACATATCAGCGTCTACT TCAAGAAAGCCCTCGTTTCCCTTCCATCTTGGCTCGTTTGGAGGAGGACGCGGTGTGCCAAAGACTCCCTCTGACCTCATTCCTAATCCTGCCATTCCAGAGGATCACACGGCTTAAAATGCTGGTGGAG AACATCTTAAAGAGGACTACACCAGGTTCTCGAGATGAAGACACAGCGACAAAGGCTTTCAATGAGCTGAAAAAG ATGATTAAAGAGTGTAACAGCAGTGTGCAGTCCATGAAGAGAATGGAAGAACTCATCCACCTCAATAAGAAGATTCACTTTGAGGGCAAG ATCTTTCCTCTCATCTCTCAGTCTCGCTGGCTGGTGAAGCACGGTGAGCTCCTGGAGGTGGACACTCAGACCATGAGTATTTCTGGATCCAAGCTCAAGCTGCCCACCAAGCCAGTGTATCTACATCTGTTCAATGACTGCCTGCTGCTGTCCAGGAGGAAAGA CACATGGAAGTTcctggtgtttgtgcatgcCAAGATAGGAGAGCTGAAAGTGAAGGATCTGAGTCAGAAGCTGCAGGGCATATCAGGTTTCATCTTCCACCTTCAGCTGTGTGAAGGACAGCATCTCAAACATCAGATCCTGCTCAAATCGCACACTGA GAGCGGGAAGCAGCGATGGATCACTGCCATGTTTCCATCAGATCCACTGGAGGACATAGAGCACGCCAGTGAGAATGCTG ACATATCTCAGGTGCAGTGCATTAGAAGCTATCAGGCCCAGGAACATGATGAGTTAACGCTGGAGAAGGCTGACATTCTTCAAGCCAAGACCATCACAAGTGATG GCTGGGTGGAAGGCATCAGGTTGTCTGATGGGGAACGGGGCTGGTTCCCCAAATCCTACATTGAGGAAATCACCAGTCGCAGCGCACGTCTCCGCAACCTCCGGGAAAACATCCGCATTAAATGTGTCACACAGAAACTGGAAGGCGAGGACGAGTGA
- the arhgef19 gene encoding rho guanine nucleotide exchange factor 19 isoform X2, whose translation MLPRDGLAPFPDFQPHCHALHSRGESPSMWMPGPGKSAVVTSEAKDNGPLLHSCHHKHVAVCQQETLTIIDLQQSEPTELNGHSSPRTGILDSQYTTYATPLNSLRLSQSELIDLPQGCHETANEDETLLTSILGDIESQSGLRTSLHEQTEGPQSVTTVYHSLQTSLSLPLAFPLSSLYTNRDSWDFQIPCSPSPPEGPEFQSRDSYQLHRRTSQGSLKEKSIRRKMQVYSPDSLSDESLSSPIQDADFIFPGPFASFLEEDIGGQSSQEANTSPSSSDASGPELQNLSKDDILDLPAEPLQLLEDSVPGVGEDSLDASIATRGIFLTRRGDHERRRFSASELISRLQLSQRKNSFTLKLGKSLSARVTSRDRQSSSSWTLDNKSNSKHFSSGSSDSAPHSPVRPAPPLASSDTGISTHWWSTKLGMRKKSMEEETCTPPTVGSSNRLSRFLPSSILYQEYSDVAINREIQRQQGNEPGTEEEGLRDAGSDGTPSPSNLSPSSSFRSSRGSAFALWQDIPDVCTSGQLDNFSNGERKLQEAKFELVTSEASYIRSLTIVVDHFMLSQELSECLGAQDKQWLFSKLPEVKDVSERFLQDLEHRLEEDILRFDVCDIVLDHCPALRRVYLPYVTNQAYQEQTYQRLLQESPRFPSILARLEEDAVCQRLPLTSFLILPFQRITRLKMLVENILKRTTPGSRDEDTATKAFNELKKMIKECNSSVQSMKRMEELIHLNKKIHFEGKSRWLVKHGELLEVDTQTMSISGSKLKLPTKPVYLHLFNDCLLLSRRKDTWKFLVFVHAKIGELKVKDLSQKLQGISGFIFHLQLCEGQHLKHQILLKSHTESGKQRWITAMFPSDPLEDIEHASENADISQVQCIRSYQAQEHDELTLEKADILQAKTITSDGWVEGIRLSDGERGWFPKSYIEEITSRSARLRNLRENIRIKCVTQKLEGEDE comes from the exons ATGCTTCCCAGGGATGGACTCGCCCCTTTTCCTGATTTTCAGCCACACTGCCACGCTTTGCACAGCAGAGGAGAGAGTCCCAGCATGTGGATGCCCGGCCCGGGCAAGTCTGCAGTTGTGACCTCCGAAGCAAAGGACAACGGACCTCTCCTCCACTCGTGTCACCACAAGCATGTTGCTGTGTGTCAGCAGGAGACTTTGACCATCATCGACCTTCAGCAATCAGAACCCACTGAACTAAACGGACACAGCTCTCCAAGGACTGGCATTTTAGACAGCCAATACACTACGTATGCCACACCCCTGAACAGCTTGAGACTCTCACAAAGTGAACTGATTGACTTGCCACAAGGCTGCCACGAAACGGCCAATGAGGATGAAACACTGTTGACTTCAATTTTGGGTGACATTGAAAGCCAAAGTGGTCTGAGGACATCTTTACATGAGCAGACTGAAGGTCCACAAAGTGTCACAACAGTGTACCATTCTCTCCAAACATCTCTTAGTCTCCCTTTGGCTTTCCCGCTGTCCTCCCTCTACACAAACAGAGACTCATGGGACTTTCAGATACCGTGCTCCCCATCTCCACCTGAGGGTCCAGAGTTTCAAAGCCGGGACTCCTACCAACTGCACAGGAGAACATCTCAGGGTTCACTCAAAGAGAAGTCCATCC GCCGTAAGATGCAGGTTTATTCTCCAGACAGCCTCAGTGATGAGTCTCTCAGCAGCCCCATCCAGGATGCAGACTTCATCTTCCCCGGACCTTTTGCTTCTTTCCTGGAGGAGGACATCGGTGGACAGTCCTCACAAGAGGCTAACACAAGTCCTTCATCTTCAGACGCTTCAGGTCCAGAACTGCAGAACCTTTCTAAGGATGACATCTTAGATCTACCTGCAGAACCGCTGCAGCTGCTAGAGGACTCAGTGCCAGGTGTGGGCGAAGACAGTCTGGATGCATCCATTGCAACCAGGGGTATTTTTCTAACACGCAGGGGAGACCATGAGAGACGTCGCTTCTCAGCCTCAGAGTTGATCTCCAGACTCCAGCTGTCCCAAAGGAAGAACTCCTTTACCTTGAAGCTGGGAAAGTCATTGTCGGCCCGCGTCACCTCCAGGGACCGACAGAGTTCTAGCAGTTGGACCCTAGACA ATAAGTCCAATTCAAAGCACTTCAGCTCAGGCTCCAGTGATAGTGCCCCACATAGTCCTGTAAGACCTGCACCGCCGCTGGCCAGCAGTGACACTGGAATATCTACACATTGGTGGAGCACCAAACTTGG AATGCGAAAGAAGTCCATGGAAGAGGAGACGTGCACACCTCCTACAGTTGGGTCTTCCAATCGTTTATCAAGGTTCTTGCCAAGTT CCATCCTGTACCAAGAATACAGTGATGTAGCCATCAACAGAGAGATCCAGAGGCAACAGGGCAACGAACCAGGCACAGAAGAGGAGGGTCTAAGGGACGCGGGTTCCGATGGAACGCCGTCTCCATCAAATTTGTCTCCGTCCAGTTCCTTTCGTTCCTCGCGAGGTTCCGCTTTTGCCCTGTGGCAGGACATCCCCGATGTCTGCACAAGTGGTCAGCTGGACAACTTCAGTAACGGGGAGAGGAAGTTACAGGAG GCCAAGTTTGAGCTGGTGACATCTGAGGCCTCATACATCCGCAGCTTGACGATTGTGGTGGATCACTTCATGCTCTCACAGGAGCTCTCGGAATGTCTCGGAGCTCAGGACAAGCAGTGGCTCTTCTCCAAGCTGCCTGAAGTCAAAGATGTCAGTGAGAG GTTCCTTCAGGACTTGGAGCACAGGCTGGAGGAAGACATCCTGCGTTTTGACGTGTGTGACATTGTATTGGATCACTGTCCGGCTCTACGCAGGGTCTACTTACCTTATGTAACCAACCAGGCTTACCAAGAACAGACATATCAGCGTCTACT TCAAGAAAGCCCTCGTTTCCCTTCCATCTTGGCTCGTTTGGAGGAGGACGCGGTGTGCCAAAGACTCCCTCTGACCTCATTCCTAATCCTGCCATTCCAGAGGATCACACGGCTTAAAATGCTGGTGGAG AACATCTTAAAGAGGACTACACCAGGTTCTCGAGATGAAGACACAGCGACAAAGGCTTTCAATGAGCTGAAAAAG ATGATTAAAGAGTGTAACAGCAGTGTGCAGTCCATGAAGAGAATGGAAGAACTCATCCACCTCAATAAGAAGATTCACTTTGAGGGCAAG TCTCGCTGGCTGGTGAAGCACGGTGAGCTCCTGGAGGTGGACACTCAGACCATGAGTATTTCTGGATCCAAGCTCAAGCTGCCCACCAAGCCAGTGTATCTACATCTGTTCAATGACTGCCTGCTGCTGTCCAGGAGGAAAGA CACATGGAAGTTcctggtgtttgtgcatgcCAAGATAGGAGAGCTGAAAGTGAAGGATCTGAGTCAGAAGCTGCAGGGCATATCAGGTTTCATCTTCCACCTTCAGCTGTGTGAAGGACAGCATCTCAAACATCAGATCCTGCTCAAATCGCACACTGA GAGCGGGAAGCAGCGATGGATCACTGCCATGTTTCCATCAGATCCACTGGAGGACATAGAGCACGCCAGTGAGAATGCTG ACATATCTCAGGTGCAGTGCATTAGAAGCTATCAGGCCCAGGAACATGATGAGTTAACGCTGGAGAAGGCTGACATTCTTCAAGCCAAGACCATCACAAGTGATG GCTGGGTGGAAGGCATCAGGTTGTCTGATGGGGAACGGGGCTGGTTCCCCAAATCCTACATTGAGGAAATCACCAGTCGCAGCGCACGTCTCCGCAACCTCCGGGAAAACATCCGCATTAAATGTGTCACACAGAAACTGGAAGGCGAGGACGAGTGA